The following are encoded in a window of Megalopta genalis isolate 19385.01 chromosome 6, iyMegGena1_principal, whole genome shotgun sequence genomic DNA:
- the LOC117218554 gene encoding uncharacterized protein LOC117218554 has translation MQFFILLLAVAPIYAAGNPLGEDHQYVSSGHIREKRQPQNYAHNQLNQGSTAHIQQLLQAQNVRPPLVNIPPQQIPKLGPSQPIKPQYLNQAQVSQYRPQVSIGNGAQQPNYKKPIVPQQPQYRPPQPANYPQQQQIRPNYNVPQQPQQPQYSSKLPPHVQQLLQFQKSLTN, from the exons ATTTTATTGTTAGCCGTGGCGCCTATTTATGCTGCCGGAAATCCTTTAGGAGAAGATCATCAATATGTTAGTTCTG GTCATATTCGCGAGAAGAGGCAACCTCAGAACTACGCTCACAATCAGTTGAATCAGGGCTCGACAGCTCACATACAGCAATTGCTGCAGGCTCAAAATGTGCGGCCGCCACTGGTCAATATCCCGCCGCAGCAAATTCCGAAGTTGGGCCCGTCTCAGCCGATCAAGCCGCAGTATCTGAATCAGGCGCAGGTCTCGCAGTACCGGCCGCAGGTGTCGATCGGGAACGGGGCCCAGCAGCCGAACTACAAGAAACCGATCGTCCCCCAGCAACCGCAGTACCGTCCCCCCCAACCGGCTAATTATCCCCAGCAGCAGCAGATAAGACCGAATTACAACGTGCCGCAACAGCCGCAACAGCCGCAATACTCGTCGAAATTGCCGCCGCACGTTCAACAACTGCTACAATTCCAGAAGAGCCTGACTAATTAA